In one Rhopalosiphum padi isolate XX-2018 chromosome 3, ASM2088224v1, whole genome shotgun sequence genomic region, the following are encoded:
- the LOC132926695 gene encoding uncharacterized protein LOC132926695 has product MNGCPQFRYPVPSGSGCFGDGGAPSKSAAAYDEIQQLSDGVRRALECPVCKELSGAMFTCCDNGHGLCGDCSYTMNRLHPQTPPKCPLCRSPPARLDDDGCTPPTMDTYAEELHDPYTTVAVQPVPVPASARKLNEIMSVVKVTCAYRLNGCPYLLYVLSSATHEALCPHAPHVRCMVPDCQWSGAYGDTFHHVSTNHLFSAYDVLVNQFLMPDLTFGLQGPMRRAYLTRNVQDGGRLYWVCVAQPSMEAIQVAVLKVFDPDAHTKFTSGPPGMEFRVKTMSRKGWPKQRGRSRYVCWDRMVLDRMARVLAGYDYQEKSIAALHTPPWCTVTVRDHMQYEAIITWNTMHH; this is encoded by the exons ATGAACGGATGTCCCCAGTTCCGGTATCCTGTGCCGTCCGGAAGCGGGTGTTTCGGCGACGGCGGGGCCCCGTCCAAATCGGCCGCGGCGTACGACGAAATCCAACAGCTGTCGGACGGCGTGCGGCGCGCGCTCGAGTGTCCGGTGTGCAAGGAACTGTCGGGCGCCATGTTCACGTGCTGCGACAACGGGCACGGCCTGTGCGGCGACTGCTCGTACACGATGAACAGGCTGCACCCGCAGACGCCGCCCAAGTGTCCGCTGTGCCGATCGCCGCCCGCCCGTCTGGACGACGACGGCTGCACGCCACCGACGATGGACACGTACGCGGAAGAGCTGCACGACCCGTACACAACAGTGGCCGTCCAACCGGTTCCGGTACCGGCCTCCGCGCGCAAGCTGAACGAGATCATGTCCGTCGTGAAGGTGACGTGCGCCTACCGGCTGAACGGGTGCCCTTATCTGCTGTACGTGCTGTCGTCCGCCACGCACGAGGCCCTGTGCCCGCACGCCCCGCACGTCCGGTGCATGGTGCCCGATTGCCAGTGGTCCGGCGCGTACGGTGACACGTTCCACCACGTGTCCACCAACCATCTGTTCTCCGCCTACGACGTGCTG GTAAACCAGTTCCTGATGCCGGACCTGACGTTCGGGCTGCAAGGCCCCATGCGCCGCGCGTACCTGACGAGAAACGTCCAGGACGGCGGCCGACTTTACTGGGTGTGCGTGGCCCAGCCGTCGATGGAAGCGATCCAAGTGGCCGTGCTCAAGGTGTTCGACCCGGACGCGCACACCAAGTTCACCAGCGGGCCGCCGGGCATGGAGTTCCGGGTGAAGACGATGAGCCGGAAGGGCTGGCCGAAGCAGAGGGGCCGCTCGCGGTATGTGTGCTGGGACCGGATGGTGCTGGACCGGATGGCGCGGGTCCTGGCGGGCTACGACTACCAAGAAAAGAGCATCGCCGCACTGCACACGCCGCCGTGGTGCACCGTGACCGTGCGCGACCACATGCAGTACGAGGCCATAATCACGTGGAACACAATGCACCATTGA